The following coding sequences are from one Gossypium hirsutum isolate 1008001.06 chromosome A12, Gossypium_hirsutum_v2.1, whole genome shotgun sequence window:
- the LOC107925543 gene encoding protein CONSERVED IN THE GREEN LINEAGE AND DIATOMS 27, chloroplastic translates to MLRLNVYCSLNIPIPEHIKLGNSYGSGLPKFHGGPKLPHRVSVRALKDEMDGGMSGGFQGRSWEPGLEIEVPFEQRPVNEYSSLKDGPLYSWGELGPGQFFLRLGGLWLVTFTVLGVPIAAASFNPSREPLRFVLAAGTGTLFLVSLIVLRIYLGWSYVGDRLLSAVIPYEETGWYDGQMWVKPPEVLARDRLLGSYKVKPVIKLLKQTLVGTGALLVTSVFLFIFATPVEDFFKTAFVTKDAPSNVVASKTNTKFNIRKEELLRLPVEVKDDDDLAAAAAEAADGRPVYCRDRYYRALAGGQYCKWEDLLK, encoded by the exons ATGCTTAGGTTAAATGTTTATTGTTCTCTAAATATTCCTATTCCGGAACATATTAAGCTTGGGAATAGTTATGGTTCAGGCTTACCTAAGTTCCATGGTGGACCCAAGCTGCCTCATCGGGTTTCAGTCAGGGCGTTAAAAGATGAGATGGACGGTGGTATGAGCGGCGGCTTTCAAGGCCGGAGCTGGGAACCTGGCTTGGAAATTGAGGTCCCTTTTGAACAAAGACCG GTGAATGAGTACTCGTCTCTGAAAGATGGACCTCTGTATTCATGGGGCGAACTGGGACCAGGCCAATTTTTCCTTCGACTAGGAGGACTCTGGCTGGTAACTTTCACGGTTCTTGGAGTCCCAATAGCAGCTGCAAGCTTTAATCCTTCAAGA GAACCTTTAAGATTTGTGCTTGCAGCTGGAACAGGAACTCTCTTCCTCGTGTCACTGATTGTATTAAGAATTTATCTG GGGTGGAGTTATGTTGGGGATAGACTTTTGTCAGCAGTAATACCTTATGAAGAGACTGGCTGGTATGATGGTCAAATGTGGGTTAAACCACCTGAG GTCCTGGCTCGTGACAGACTGCTGGGCTCTTATAAG GTTAAACCAGTTATCAAGTTGTTGAAGCAGACACTAGTGGGAACAGGGGCTTTGCTTGTTACATCAGTATTTCTATTCATCTTCGCTACACCAGTGGAAGATTTCTTTAAAACAGCATTTGTCACAAAGGATGCACCATCAAACGTTGTTGCTTCAAAAACCAACACAAAGTTCAACATAAG gAAAGAAGAGTTGCTTCGACTTCCGGTTGAGGTTAAGGACGATGACGATCTAGCGGCGGCTGCAGCAGAGGCTGCTGACGGAAGACCAGTGTACTGCAGGGATAGATATTATCGTGCATTAGCAGGTGGGCAGTACTGCAAATGGGAAGATCTATTGAAGTAG